One segment of Nostoc flagelliforme CCNUN1 DNA contains the following:
- a CDS encoding ATP-binding protein, with protein MRCSMGNDLIDIKVASPPRTANAHTWVEMHLPDSKTLLRYCAWGVGRVMFSASLFSVNATRATLKIGIWLCDGFESGVKRLLKVYDALPYAGTPMNQVIEASAAVVEEPLEIITDIIAAIEGKQVMIIGEMGTGKSTLAQYLAYTIGGAVKVYECEGTPTDWSGLLVIGRGENWVAIDRGMLEDLEDLSNQMKIRNERGDAALADTERVIIVEEYPELVSKVGSSGEWLERHARRGRKARRFTILLSQYDRVAAWGLEGKSDLADAFYRIRLGKKAIAHAKSLKNEQLINWLKADQSHCLLDDQPLKLPPYREMKAATVRGGSTIVQPSANNAISPQNSPENDLKSASGADLEENCSENDRVLWRLIQRLGGGKSDSAIVTEVLGFTGKRYGEGAALLERLRQQFGGSRK; from the coding sequence TTGAGGTGCAGTATGGGAAATGACCTAATAGACATCAAAGTTGCTTCCCCTCCCAGGACTGCCAACGCACATACCTGGGTAGAGATGCACTTGCCAGACAGTAAAACGTTACTGCGTTACTGTGCTTGGGGAGTAGGGAGAGTGATGTTTTCAGCGTCATTATTCTCTGTGAATGCAACTCGCGCTACTCTAAAAATCGGTATTTGGCTGTGTGACGGGTTTGAATCGGGGGTTAAACGCTTGCTCAAAGTATATGATGCTCTCCCCTATGCCGGAACTCCCATGAACCAAGTTATTGAAGCCAGCGCCGCAGTGGTTGAGGAACCACTGGAAATCATCACCGATATCATCGCCGCCATTGAGGGTAAACAGGTGATGATCATCGGCGAAATGGGAACCGGCAAATCGACGCTGGCCCAATACCTCGCTTACACCATAGGCGGCGCGGTAAAAGTTTACGAGTGTGAAGGGACTCCAACCGATTGGTCAGGCTTATTGGTCATTGGTCGCGGCGAAAACTGGGTGGCAATTGACCGAGGAATGCTTGAGGACTTGGAGGATTTGAGCAACCAAATGAAGATCCGCAACGAACGCGGTGATGCTGCTTTGGCTGACACCGAGCGCGTGATCATCGTTGAGGAGTACCCCGAACTGGTTTCAAAAGTAGGTAGTTCCGGCGAATGGCTAGAACGTCACGCGCGTAGAGGTCGTAAAGCCCGGCGGTTCACAATCTTACTCTCGCAGTATGACCGGGTTGCCGCCTGGGGACTGGAGGGAAAGAGCGATTTAGCCGATGCTTTCTACCGTATTCGCCTGGGTAAAAAGGCGATAGCCCACGCCAAATCTTTAAAAAATGAACAGCTTATCAACTGGTTAAAAGCTGACCAGTCACACTGTTTACTCGACGATCAGCCGCTCAAGCTCCCGCCATACAGGGAGATGAAAGCCGCAACAGTTCGCGGTGGTTCGACCATAGTCCAACCATCTGCCAACAACGCGATCAGCCCCCAAAATTCGCCTGAAAATGACCTCAAATCCGCTTCAGGAGCCGATTTGGAAGAAAATTGTTCGGAAAACGACCGGGTACTTTGGCGGTTAATTCAACGCTTGGGAGGTGGAAAAAGTGATAGTGCGATCGTGACTGAGGTGCTTGGCTTCACTGGCAAGCGCTATGGCGAGGGGGCGGCGCTGCTGGAGCGGTTGAGACAGCAATTTGGAGGGTCAAGAAAATGA